The following coding sequences are from one Epinephelus fuscoguttatus linkage group LG7, E.fuscoguttatus.final_Chr_v1 window:
- the prickle3 gene encoding prickle planar cell polarity protein 3 isoform X1: MFLRGSKKRRSNRSQEEEDPDRGQPCMRCGDQCPGFRVHGWRKICVHCKCVREEHAVRSVPGQLEKMMTKLVSDFQRHSISDDDSGCASEEYAWVPPGLKPEQVYQYFSCLPEDRVPYVNSPGERYRIKQLLHQLPAHDSETQYCNSLDEEEKKELRLFSQQRKRENLGRGVVRLFPVTMTGAICQQCGRQICGGDIAVFASRAGHSSCWHPQCFQCATCSELLVDLIYFFQDGQIYCGRHHAERLKPRCQACDEIILADECTEAEGRYWHMKHFCCFECEAALGGQRYIMRESRPYCCSCYESLYAEYCDTCGEHIGIDQGQMTYEGQHWHAVESCFCCARCQLPLLGRPFLPRAGLIFCSRPCSLGEDPNNSDSCDSALQSKPPQHRRCETAGKQQQPQCGSPLQPPEGITAPITPAKDCIHTAVGNRGVHCTAPVQNGLPSPSGHPHPRGSYSPLPHIHLGNGLGPSWPSDLPHYSLLPGDSGVKPPAGGELNGNTGLTGLNSRGTSTAKDCRNWVERTNQVMQVFPPQKNSHLISPDSPPLSPNNPSILPPPLPLKSRDLMPQDSPPPQNLPQPEDRPSDSPPPLTRSGTARVSFREPISSSYSVNEDEDEEENEEGLREGEENQQEEDEVEGGFGSRLHLQKGIPPQMDLLDGSSYHQRSLRRGWSRCRIPSDPVLHPGAERRSRRSRSDRPRLDTLDWRGEKDRDSRGSANTSSLTLQLGHYKHEDSCSTCSSSSDSEEEGFFLGQPIPLPPQLRKQQPEASKDREEEEEREVQRDRGLRGSIRRRRAHSLGAKDKDKNCAIS; encoded by the exons ATGTTCCTCCGCGGATCTAAAAAGCGACGGTCCAACCGCTCG caggaggaagaggacccAGACAGAGGGCAGCCCTGTATGCGCTGTGGGGACCAGTGCCCCGGCTTCCGGGTCCATGGCTGGAG GAAGATCTGTGTACACTGCAAGTGTGTGCGAGAGGAGCATGCAGTGCGCTCGGTTCCGGGCCAGCTGGAAAAGATGATGACGAAGCTGGTATCAGACTTCCAGAGACACTCCATCTCCGACGACGACTCGGGCTGCGCCTCAGAGGAGTACGCATGGGTCCCACCTGGGCTCAAGCCTGAACAG GTCTACCAGTATTTTAGCTGCTTGCCAGAAGACAGGGTGCCTTATGTGAACAGTCCAGGGGAGAGATACCGAATCAAACAGCTGCTGCACCAGCTGCCAGCCCACGACAGTGAG acccagtactgtaactctctggacgaggaggagaagaaggagctGCGTTTGTTCAGtcagcagaggaaaagagaaaacctGGGCAGAGGCGTCGTCAGACTCTTCCCAGTAACTATGACGGGAGCCATCTGCCAACAG TGTGGTAGACAGATCTGCGGTGGAGACATAGCGGTGTTTGCCAGTCGGGCAGGACACAGCAGCTGTTGGCACCCTCAGTGTTTCCAGTGTGCCACCTGCAGCGAGCTGCTCGTCGATCTGATTTActtcttccaggacggacaaaTCTACTGCGGCCGGCACCACGCTGAGAGGCTCAAGCCCCGCTGCCAGGCCTGCGATGAG ATTATTCTGGCAGATGAATGTACAGAGGCAGAAGGGAGATACTGGCACATGAAGCACTTCTGTTGTTTTGAGTGCGAGGCTGCGCTGGGCGGTCAGCGTTACATCATGAGAGAGAGTCGACCGTACTGCTGCTCCTGCTACGAGTCCCTGTATGCAGAGTACTGCGATACCTGCGGAGAACACATAG GTATTGATCAGGGCCAGATGACATATGAGGGTCAGCACTGGCACGCCGTGGAGTCGTGTTTCTGCTGCGCCCGCTGTCAACTCCCCCTGCTGGGACGTCCCTTCCTCCCTCGAGCGGGGCTCATCTTCTGCTCCAGGCCCTGCTCGCTGGGTGAGGACCCCAACAACTCCGACTCCTGTGACTCTGCGCTGCAGAGCAAACCGCCTCAGCACAGACGCTGTGAGACAGCAGGgaaacagcagcagccacagtgCGGTTCTCCGTTGCAGCCACCAGAGGGCATCACTGCTCCTATAACTCCTGCAAAAGACTGCATTCACACTGCAGTGGGAAACAGAG GAGTCCACTGCACTGCTCCAGTTCAAAACGGACTTCCTTCACCCAGTGGTCATCCTCATCCAAGAGGCTCCTACTCACCTCTCCCCCACATCCATCTAGGAAATGGCTTAGGTCCATCTTGGCCCAGCGATCTTCCACATTACAGTTTACTGCCAGGAGACTCTGGCGTCAAACCTCCTGCTGGTGGAGAGCTCAATGGAAATACTGGACTGACTGGTCTGAATTCAAGAGGAACCTCTACTGCTAAAGACTGTAGGAACTGGGTGGAAAGGACGAATCAAGTTATGCAAG TGTTTCCTCCTCAGAAAAACTCCCACCTCATTTCACCTGACTCGCCTCCCCTCTCGCCCAACAACCCCTCCATTCTACCACCTCCTCTGCCCCTCAAGTCTCGTGACCTGATGCCCCAGGACTCACCCCCACCCCAAAACCTCCCCCAGCCTGAAGACAGACCCTCTGACTCTCCGCCCCCGCTGACTCGAAGTGGCACAGCCAGGGTCAGCTTCAGAGagccaatcagcagcagctACTCTGTCAACGAGGacgaggatgaagaggagaatGAGGAGGGGCTGCGAGAGGGCGAGGagaatcagcaggaggaggacgaggtGGAGGGAGGTTTCGGAAGCAGGTTACATCTGCAGAAAGGCATCCCTCCACAGATGGATCTGCTGG ATGGATCCTCTTACCACCAGCGTAGCCTGCGGCGAGGGTGGAGCCGTTGCCGTATCCCCTCCGACCCCGTTCTCCACCCGGGAGCAGAGAGGCGCTCCCGACGCTCGCGGTCCGACCGTCCTCGGCTGGACACCCTGGACTGGAGAGGCGAGAAAGACAGGGACAGCCGGGGCTCCGCCAACACCTCCTCACTGACCCTCCAGCTGGGCCACTACAAACACGAAGACTCCTGCTCCACATGCTCTTCATCCTCAGACTCAGAAGAAGAGGGCTTCTTCCTGGGACAGCCCATTCCTCTTCCTCCGCAGCTCAGGAAGCAGCAACCTGAGGCgagcaaagacagagaggaggaggaggagagggaggtgcAGAGAGACAGGGGACTGAGGGGCAGCATACGGCGGAGGAGAGCTCACAGCCTTGGTGCAAAGGACAAAGATAAAAACTGTGCTATCTCCTAA
- the prickle3 gene encoding prickle planar cell polarity protein 3 isoform X2 translates to MFLRGSKKRRSNRSEEEDPDRGQPCMRCGDQCPGFRVHGWRKICVHCKCVREEHAVRSVPGQLEKMMTKLVSDFQRHSISDDDSGCASEEYAWVPPGLKPEQVYQYFSCLPEDRVPYVNSPGERYRIKQLLHQLPAHDSETQYCNSLDEEEKKELRLFSQQRKRENLGRGVVRLFPVTMTGAICQQCGRQICGGDIAVFASRAGHSSCWHPQCFQCATCSELLVDLIYFFQDGQIYCGRHHAERLKPRCQACDEIILADECTEAEGRYWHMKHFCCFECEAALGGQRYIMRESRPYCCSCYESLYAEYCDTCGEHIGIDQGQMTYEGQHWHAVESCFCCARCQLPLLGRPFLPRAGLIFCSRPCSLGEDPNNSDSCDSALQSKPPQHRRCETAGKQQQPQCGSPLQPPEGITAPITPAKDCIHTAVGNRGVHCTAPVQNGLPSPSGHPHPRGSYSPLPHIHLGNGLGPSWPSDLPHYSLLPGDSGVKPPAGGELNGNTGLTGLNSRGTSTAKDCRNWVERTNQVMQVFPPQKNSHLISPDSPPLSPNNPSILPPPLPLKSRDLMPQDSPPPQNLPQPEDRPSDSPPPLTRSGTARVSFREPISSSYSVNEDEDEEENEEGLREGEENQQEEDEVEGGFGSRLHLQKGIPPQMDLLDGSSYHQRSLRRGWSRCRIPSDPVLHPGAERRSRRSRSDRPRLDTLDWRGEKDRDSRGSANTSSLTLQLGHYKHEDSCSTCSSSSDSEEEGFFLGQPIPLPPQLRKQQPEASKDREEEEEREVQRDRGLRGSIRRRRAHSLGAKDKDKNCAIS, encoded by the exons ATGTTCCTCCGCGGATCTAAAAAGCGACGGTCCAACCGCTCG gaggaagaggacccAGACAGAGGGCAGCCCTGTATGCGCTGTGGGGACCAGTGCCCCGGCTTCCGGGTCCATGGCTGGAG GAAGATCTGTGTACACTGCAAGTGTGTGCGAGAGGAGCATGCAGTGCGCTCGGTTCCGGGCCAGCTGGAAAAGATGATGACGAAGCTGGTATCAGACTTCCAGAGACACTCCATCTCCGACGACGACTCGGGCTGCGCCTCAGAGGAGTACGCATGGGTCCCACCTGGGCTCAAGCCTGAACAG GTCTACCAGTATTTTAGCTGCTTGCCAGAAGACAGGGTGCCTTATGTGAACAGTCCAGGGGAGAGATACCGAATCAAACAGCTGCTGCACCAGCTGCCAGCCCACGACAGTGAG acccagtactgtaactctctggacgaggaggagaagaaggagctGCGTTTGTTCAGtcagcagaggaaaagagaaaacctGGGCAGAGGCGTCGTCAGACTCTTCCCAGTAACTATGACGGGAGCCATCTGCCAACAG TGTGGTAGACAGATCTGCGGTGGAGACATAGCGGTGTTTGCCAGTCGGGCAGGACACAGCAGCTGTTGGCACCCTCAGTGTTTCCAGTGTGCCACCTGCAGCGAGCTGCTCGTCGATCTGATTTActtcttccaggacggacaaaTCTACTGCGGCCGGCACCACGCTGAGAGGCTCAAGCCCCGCTGCCAGGCCTGCGATGAG ATTATTCTGGCAGATGAATGTACAGAGGCAGAAGGGAGATACTGGCACATGAAGCACTTCTGTTGTTTTGAGTGCGAGGCTGCGCTGGGCGGTCAGCGTTACATCATGAGAGAGAGTCGACCGTACTGCTGCTCCTGCTACGAGTCCCTGTATGCAGAGTACTGCGATACCTGCGGAGAACACATAG GTATTGATCAGGGCCAGATGACATATGAGGGTCAGCACTGGCACGCCGTGGAGTCGTGTTTCTGCTGCGCCCGCTGTCAACTCCCCCTGCTGGGACGTCCCTTCCTCCCTCGAGCGGGGCTCATCTTCTGCTCCAGGCCCTGCTCGCTGGGTGAGGACCCCAACAACTCCGACTCCTGTGACTCTGCGCTGCAGAGCAAACCGCCTCAGCACAGACGCTGTGAGACAGCAGGgaaacagcagcagccacagtgCGGTTCTCCGTTGCAGCCACCAGAGGGCATCACTGCTCCTATAACTCCTGCAAAAGACTGCATTCACACTGCAGTGGGAAACAGAG GAGTCCACTGCACTGCTCCAGTTCAAAACGGACTTCCTTCACCCAGTGGTCATCCTCATCCAAGAGGCTCCTACTCACCTCTCCCCCACATCCATCTAGGAAATGGCTTAGGTCCATCTTGGCCCAGCGATCTTCCACATTACAGTTTACTGCCAGGAGACTCTGGCGTCAAACCTCCTGCTGGTGGAGAGCTCAATGGAAATACTGGACTGACTGGTCTGAATTCAAGAGGAACCTCTACTGCTAAAGACTGTAGGAACTGGGTGGAAAGGACGAATCAAGTTATGCAAG TGTTTCCTCCTCAGAAAAACTCCCACCTCATTTCACCTGACTCGCCTCCCCTCTCGCCCAACAACCCCTCCATTCTACCACCTCCTCTGCCCCTCAAGTCTCGTGACCTGATGCCCCAGGACTCACCCCCACCCCAAAACCTCCCCCAGCCTGAAGACAGACCCTCTGACTCTCCGCCCCCGCTGACTCGAAGTGGCACAGCCAGGGTCAGCTTCAGAGagccaatcagcagcagctACTCTGTCAACGAGGacgaggatgaagaggagaatGAGGAGGGGCTGCGAGAGGGCGAGGagaatcagcaggaggaggacgaggtGGAGGGAGGTTTCGGAAGCAGGTTACATCTGCAGAAAGGCATCCCTCCACAGATGGATCTGCTGG ATGGATCCTCTTACCACCAGCGTAGCCTGCGGCGAGGGTGGAGCCGTTGCCGTATCCCCTCCGACCCCGTTCTCCACCCGGGAGCAGAGAGGCGCTCCCGACGCTCGCGGTCCGACCGTCCTCGGCTGGACACCCTGGACTGGAGAGGCGAGAAAGACAGGGACAGCCGGGGCTCCGCCAACACCTCCTCACTGACCCTCCAGCTGGGCCACTACAAACACGAAGACTCCTGCTCCACATGCTCTTCATCCTCAGACTCAGAAGAAGAGGGCTTCTTCCTGGGACAGCCCATTCCTCTTCCTCCGCAGCTCAGGAAGCAGCAACCTGAGGCgagcaaagacagagaggaggaggaggagagggaggtgcAGAGAGACAGGGGACTGAGGGGCAGCATACGGCGGAGGAGAGCTCACAGCCTTGGTGCAAAGGACAAAGATAAAAACTGTGCTATCTCCTAA
- the fam110a gene encoding protein FAM110A produces MPWETQHPARQQARTAAAATPPRLRPKGPVGPDFYQQFKTAAGRPKQSAVERLEADKVKYVKSQVALSKQQPVKPPEVRKPLLNPSTALRPTRKIPTQTKPKQEGVQLDLEHLSNLISGVNDSVTVNSGDADTPDGAVTSHSSPRPTPLGAPQKKERPCPPPRPDWSSPAKVRLKASGPARVESPGSPGGPAAGTVRRVDVMPQASPVRTPSRPPQYMRQPLQPIPLHPQFPLRPATSHLRLFHNRTTPRPSPLKPVVAAPKPDELPSSPAEPPVPSSPAPNLPVFPPSSPAITRLSSTSSRKRPSLTRSKSDMSDRCSRAGTELERFFNLCGLDPADLHQLTGSSSDIVSMARFRSVSAPGSECAGSGKEGEDDDDEEDAGNAAERVPYGVSVIERNARVIKWLYGLRQAKDNVTKSTNL; encoded by the coding sequence ATGCCTTGGGAAACTCAACACCCAGCGAGGCAGCAGGCGaggactgctgcagctgctacGCCCCCTCGCTTGCGGCCCAAGGGGCCAGTGGGGCCAGACTTTTACCAGCAATTtaagacagcagcaggcagaccGAAGCAGAGCGCGGTGGAGAGGCTGGAAGCAGACAAGGTTAAATATGTCAAGAGTCAGGTGGCTCTTTCTAAACAGCAGCCGGTCAAACCTCCTGAAGTGCGGAAGCCTCTCCTGAACCCCAGCACGGCTCTGCGGCCCACCAGGAAGATACCGACCCAAACAAAACCGAAGCAGGAGGGCGTCCAGCTGGACTTGGAGCATCTGAGTAACCTGATAAGTGGTGTGAATGATTCAGTGACTGTGAACTCAGGGGACGCTGACACTCCTGATGGTGCTGTCACTTCACACAGCTCTCCTCGCCCCACACCTTTGGGGGCGCCACAGAAAAAGGAGAGACcgtgtcctcctcctcgtcctgaCTGGTCCAGTCCAGCTAAGGTGAGATTAAAAGCCTCTGGACCTGCCCGAGTAGAGAGTCCCGGGTCTCCTGGAGGTCCAGCTGCAGGGACCGTACGCAGAGTGGACGTCATGCCTCAGGCCAGCCCTGTGAGAACGCCCTCCAGACCACCTCAGTACATGCGACAGCCCCTTCAGCCGATACCTCTTCACCCCCAGTTTCCACTCCGCCCAGCAACTTCACACCTGCGTCTCTTCCACAACAGAACTACACCGCGCCCTTCTCCTCTGAAACCTGTCGTTGCTGCACCTAAACCCGACGAACTTCCCTCCAGTCCAGCTGAACCTCCTGTCCCTTCTTCACCTGCCCCCAACCTCCCTGttttccctccttcctccccagCGATCACCCGTttgtcctccaccagctccaGGAAGCGCCCCTCTCTGACCCGCTCTAAATCAGACATGAGCGACCGCTGCTCCCGAGCCGGGACGGAGCTGGAGCGCTTTTTCAACCTGTGTGGTTTGGACCCTGCAGACCTGCACCAGCTGACTGGATCTAGTTCTGACATTGTTTCCATGGCCCGTTTCCGTAGTGTGAGCGCTCCAGGGTCTGAGTGTGCAGGCTCTGGTAAAGAgggtgaggatgatgatgatgaggaggatgcAGGCAACGCTGCAGAGCGGGTTCCCTACGGTGTTTCTGTCATTGAGAGAAATGCAAGAGTGATTAAATGGCTGTATGGACTCCGTCAGGCCAAAGACAATGTAACTAAGAGCACCAATTTATAG